In Streptomyces pluripotens, the genomic window CGGTGACGGGTATTCGGGTGGCCGGCTTGCCGTCCTCGGTGACGGTCATGGTGTGGCTGCGCACGTCCACCGTCGCAGTGAGGGCACGGCCGATGGTGAAGTGCCGCACGGAGTTGGTGCCGACGTGCAGCGTGACGTGGGTGCCGGGCTTCCAGTAGGCGGGCGGACGGTAGTCGACGCGCTGTCCGCCGAGGAGGTTGCGGTCCTTGACCCAGCTCCATGCGCCGGTGACCGAGGGCGTGGTGCGGACCGTGAGCAAGTGCTCGACCTCGGCCCGCTGGGACGCTGGGACGGGGCGGGGAAAGGTGACGGATATCGGCATGCCGACGCCGACGGTGGCTCCCTCGGCGATGTTGACCTTGGCCTGGGCGAGCACGGTCGGCTCGTGGACGGCGGGCGCGCTCCGGCCGGGTGAGGCGGTGGCCGCGTCCCCGCCTGCGGTGGCGGACCGGGTGGGCTCGGTCGCCGCCGACGAGGCGGTGGCCGCGCATCCGGTCGCCGAGAGGACGAGTGCTCCGGCCGCCGCCAGGGCCCCGGCGAGGGTGCGAATGCGGCGCGGACGGCGGCCGGCCGAACGGTGCGTGGGCGTCGGGCA contains:
- a CDS encoding L,D-transpeptidase — its product is MSTHRPTATHCPTPTHRSAGRRPRRIRTLAGALAAAGALVLSATGCAATASSAATEPTRSATAGGDAATASPGRSAPAVHEPTVLAQAKVNIAEGATVGVGMPISVTFPRPVPASQRAEVEHLLTVRTTPSVTGAWSWVKDRNLLGGQRVDYRPPAYWKPGTHVTLHVGTNSVRHFTIGRALTATVDVRSHTMTVTEDGKPATRIPVTAGRPGLDTWNGTMVVMDKAPKVYMDSRTVGLGDAYHGYYAWAVHITTSGTYVHQNPGANTYAGRANTTHGCVGLATDGTAERFYRRVIPGDVIRVEGSRQTVAEGNGYGDWNLTWSQWLANSATARRS